Proteins from a genomic interval of Caulobacter sp. SL161:
- a CDS encoding 3D domain-containing protein produces MRRKLAGILATAVISVFAAPAIAAAAPEADSAPASAAHSDPLGDLITSALSGGALPGSVEWKMKATMYHAGAKGIRAFDSLGCRVAAMRTVAVDPKVIPRRTVIFIKETVGLPMPNGEKHDGYWYASDIGGAIKGLKLDLFSGVGASSMKALRGIDLSSLSVSKVGEFKGCPPQ; encoded by the coding sequence ATGCGACGCAAGCTCGCCGGAATTTTGGCCACCGCGGTCATCTCCGTGTTCGCCGCTCCCGCCATCGCCGCAGCCGCCCCTGAGGCGGACTCCGCGCCGGCCTCCGCCGCCCATTCCGATCCGCTCGGCGACCTGATCACCTCCGCTCTGAGCGGCGGCGCCCTGCCCGGCTCGGTCGAGTGGAAGATGAAGGCGACGATGTACCACGCCGGCGCCAAGGGCATCCGCGCGTTCGACTCGCTGGGCTGCAGGGTCGCCGCCATGCGTACGGTCGCCGTCGACCCGAAGGTCATTCCCCGTCGCACCGTCATCTTCATCAAGGAGACCGTGGGCCTCCCGATGCCGAACGGCGAGAAGCACGACGGCTACTGGTACGCCTCGGACATCGGCGGCGCGATCAAGGGTCTCAAGCTGGACCTCTTCAGCGGCGTCGGCGCCAGCTCGATGAAGGCGCTGCGCGGTATCGATCTCTCCAGCCTTTCGGTTTCCAAGGTTGGCGAGTTCAAAGGCTGTCCGCCCCAATAG
- a CDS encoding DUF934 domain-containing protein, whose product MPKLIELAGNEARWTEDAFIFVTDEDAIPESGDVILSLARFQAEGDALLASNSRRVGVRIEPDQEVEVLAYDLPRLAVVALAFPKFRDGRAYTSARLLRERFGYQGQIRAVGDVLQEQAGFMVRCGFDAFEPADGATPDVLTKAANRFRHVYQRAADDRPIALDERAV is encoded by the coding sequence ATGCCCAAGCTGATTGAGCTCGCCGGGAACGAAGCTCGCTGGACCGAGGACGCCTTCATCTTCGTCACGGACGAGGACGCGATCCCCGAGAGCGGCGACGTGATCCTGTCGCTGGCCCGCTTTCAGGCCGAGGGCGACGCCCTGCTGGCCTCGAACAGCCGCCGCGTCGGCGTGCGGATCGAGCCTGACCAGGAGGTCGAGGTCCTGGCCTACGACCTGCCGCGCCTGGCGGTGGTGGCCCTGGCCTTTCCGAAGTTCCGTGACGGCCGCGCCTACACGTCCGCGCGGCTGCTGCGCGAGCGGTTCGGCTATCAAGGCCAGATCCGCGCCGTGGGCGATGTGCTGCAGGAGCAGGCGGGCTTCATGGTCCGGTGCGGCTTCGACGCGTTCGAGCCCGCCGATGGCGCGACGCCGGACGTGCTGACCAAGGCGGCCAATCGTTTCCGGCACGTCTATCAGCGCGCGGCCGACGATCGCCCGATCGCGCTGGACGAGAGGGCGGTCTAG
- a CDS encoding acylase: protein MRRYSVSILALCAVLCAGSAQASEDLSRLKARAAKVEITRDTWGIAHIHGKTDADAVFGMAYAQAEDDFNRVEANFMTSLGRTAEAEGEKAIWADLRQKLFIDPAVLKADYAKSPAWLKALMNAWADGLNYYLDTHPTVKPRVIQRFEPWMALSFSEGSIGGDIERVALTQLEAFYGKRRLAMTADEKGLLFKEPTGSNGIAIAPKLTLDGEAMLLINPHTSFFFRSEMQVSSSEGLNAYGATTWGQFFIYQGFNAKAGWMHTSSGVDVVDEFAETIVEKDGQRFYKYGDQLRPLKTEVITVPYRAADGAMAERKFTVFKTHRGPIVREEGGKWISIALMNKPVAALQQSFLRTKATDYAAFMKVAELKANSSNNTLFASAKGEIAYLHPQFIPVRDDRFDYTKPVDGSNPATDWKGLHALKDAPHVLNPPNGWTFNTNNWPYTAAGPYSPKRADFPKYMDTFGENPRGLHAELVLKDVKNLTLGGLIEKAYDPYLTAFSRLIPTLETAYAATPDSDPVKAKVAAQVAALAAWDRKWSTRSTETSLAVFWGEAMWAKAAPAAKAEGLNAYDYMADKLSPADKLAALAEASDRLTADFGSWKTPWGEINRFQRNDGAIVQTFDDSKPSLPVGFTSAQWGSLASFGAKRWPGTKKYYGTLGNSFVAVVQFGDKVRARAISAGGESGDPASPHFNDQAQRYVIGNLRDVYFYPEDVKKHAVRTYRPGE from the coding sequence ATGCGTCGTTACTCAGTCAGCATCCTGGCGCTTTGCGCCGTGCTTTGCGCAGGCTCGGCGCAGGCGAGTGAAGACCTGTCTCGACTGAAGGCCCGCGCGGCCAAGGTGGAAATCACCCGCGACACTTGGGGCATCGCCCATATCCACGGCAAGACCGACGCCGATGCGGTGTTCGGCATGGCCTACGCCCAGGCCGAGGACGACTTCAACCGCGTCGAGGCCAATTTCATGACCTCGCTGGGCCGCACCGCCGAGGCCGAAGGCGAGAAGGCCATCTGGGCCGACCTGCGCCAAAAGCTGTTCATCGATCCGGCCGTGCTGAAGGCCGACTACGCCAAGAGCCCGGCCTGGCTGAAGGCGCTGATGAACGCCTGGGCCGACGGCCTCAACTACTATCTGGACACCCACCCGACCGTGAAGCCGCGCGTCATCCAGCGCTTCGAGCCCTGGATGGCCTTGAGCTTCTCGGAAGGCAGCATCGGCGGCGACATCGAGCGCGTGGCGCTGACCCAGTTGGAGGCCTTCTACGGCAAGCGCCGGCTGGCCATGACCGCCGACGAGAAAGGCCTGCTGTTCAAGGAACCCACAGGGTCCAACGGCATCGCCATCGCGCCGAAGCTGACCCTGGACGGCGAGGCGATGCTGCTGATCAACCCGCACACCAGCTTCTTCTTCCGCTCGGAGATGCAGGTCTCAAGTAGCGAGGGCCTGAACGCTTACGGCGCCACGACGTGGGGTCAGTTCTTCATCTATCAGGGCTTCAACGCCAAGGCGGGCTGGATGCACACCTCCAGCGGCGTCGACGTGGTCGACGAGTTCGCCGAGACGATCGTCGAGAAGGACGGCCAGCGCTTCTACAAGTACGGCGACCAGCTTCGGCCGTTGAAGACGGAGGTCATCACCGTCCCCTATCGCGCCGCCGACGGAGCGATGGCCGAACGCAAGTTCACCGTCTTCAAGACCCATCGCGGTCCCATCGTGCGCGAGGAAGGCGGCAAGTGGATCAGCATCGCGCTGATGAACAAGCCGGTCGCCGCGCTCCAGCAGTCGTTCCTGCGCACCAAGGCGACCGACTACGCCGCGTTCATGAAGGTGGCCGAACTGAAGGCCAACTCGTCCAACAACACCCTGTTCGCCAGCGCCAAGGGCGAGATCGCCTATCTGCACCCGCAGTTCATCCCGGTCCGTGACGATCGCTTCGACTACACCAAGCCCGTCGACGGCTCGAATCCGGCGACCGACTGGAAGGGCCTGCATGCGCTGAAGGACGCGCCCCATGTGCTGAACCCGCCGAACGGCTGGACCTTCAACACCAACAACTGGCCCTACACGGCGGCGGGCCCCTATAGCCCCAAGCGGGCGGACTTCCCGAAGTACATGGACACGTTCGGGGAAAACCCGCGCGGGCTGCACGCCGAACTCGTTCTGAAAGACGTCAAGAACCTCACGCTCGGCGGCCTGATCGAGAAGGCCTACGATCCCTATCTGACCGCCTTCTCGCGCCTGATCCCGACGCTCGAGACCGCCTATGCGGCGACGCCTGACAGTGATCCGGTCAAGGCCAAGGTCGCCGCCCAAGTCGCCGCCCTGGCCGCCTGGGACCGCAAGTGGTCGACGCGCTCGACGGAGACGTCCCTGGCCGTATTCTGGGGCGAGGCGATGTGGGCCAAGGCCGCGCCGGCCGCCAAGGCCGAGGGCCTCAACGCCTATGACTACATGGCCGACAAGCTCTCACCGGCCGACAAGCTGGCGGCGCTGGCCGAGGCCTCCGACCGCCTGACCGCCGACTTCGGATCGTGGAAGACACCGTGGGGCGAGATCAACCGCTTCCAGCGCAATGACGGCGCCATCGTCCAGACCTTCGATGACAGCAAGCCCAGCCTTCCGGTGGGCTTCACCTCGGCCCAGTGGGGTTCTCTGGCCTCGTTCGGGGCTAAGCGCTGGCCGGGCACGAAGAAGTACTACGGCACGCTGGGCAACAGCTTCGTGGCGGTCGTGCAGTTCGGCGACAAGGTTCGCGCCCGCGCCATCTCGGCGGGCGGCGAGAGCGGTGACCCCGCCTCGCCGCACTTCAATGACCAGGCCCAGCGCTATGTGATCGGCAATCTGCGGGACGTCTATTTCTATCCCGAGGACGTCAAGAAGCACGCGGTGCGGACGTACCGGCCTGGGGAGTAG
- a CDS encoding S1/P1 Nuclease, with the protein MRLSSSLNVLALAAVLAAPATSALAWGASGHRVVGVVAASKLPADVPAFLRTPTAIAAIGEYAREPDRWKGSGKVHGTDRDSAHFLDLDDQGRMYGGPMFTVETLPPTRADYETALRAVGQDSWKAGYLPYAIIDGYQQLVKDFTYWRILTAVLKIEKDATKLAYYKADLKRREALLLRDLGVWAHYVGDASQPLHLSVHYNGWGDYPNPNGYTNSRQIHSQFEGPLAKAVGDQASIQALVPAYKACACSIETRVVGYLTETWKLTEPLYQLEKQGALVATDPRGKAFVQARIAAGATALRDLVVDAWTESANGKIGYRPEISVADVESGKADPWLDLYGKD; encoded by the coding sequence TTGCGTCTGTCGTCTAGCCTGAATGTTCTCGCCCTCGCCGCCGTGCTGGCGGCGCCGGCCACCTCGGCCCTCGCCTGGGGTGCGTCGGGCCACCGTGTGGTCGGCGTCGTCGCGGCCAGCAAGCTGCCGGCGGATGTTCCGGCGTTCCTGCGCACCCCGACCGCCATCGCCGCCATCGGCGAATATGCGCGGGAACCGGATCGCTGGAAGGGTTCGGGCAAGGTCCACGGCACGGATCGCGACTCCGCCCACTTCCTGGACCTCGACGATCAGGGACGCATGTACGGCGGTCCGATGTTCACCGTCGAGACCCTGCCGCCGACGCGCGCCGACTATGAGACCGCGCTGCGGGCTGTCGGGCAGGACAGTTGGAAGGCGGGCTATCTGCCTTACGCGATCATCGACGGCTATCAGCAGCTGGTGAAGGACTTCACCTACTGGCGTATCCTGACCGCGGTGTTGAAGATCGAAAAGGACGCCACCAAGCTCGCCTATTACAAGGCCGACCTGAAGCGTCGAGAGGCCCTGCTGCTCCGCGATCTGGGCGTCTGGGCGCACTATGTGGGCGACGCCAGTCAGCCGCTGCACCTGTCGGTGCACTACAATGGCTGGGGCGACTACCCCAATCCGAACGGCTACACCAACTCGCGCCAGATCCACTCGCAGTTCGAAGGTCCCCTGGCCAAGGCGGTCGGCGATCAAGCGTCTATCCAGGCGCTGGTGCCCGCCTACAAAGCTTGCGCGTGCTCGATCGAGACCCGCGTCGTCGGCTATCTGACCGAGACCTGGAAGCTGACCGAGCCGCTCTACCAGCTCGAGAAGCAGGGGGCGCTGGTCGCGACCGATCCACGCGGCAAGGCCTTTGTGCAGGCGCGCATCGCAGCCGGCGCCACGGCCCTGCGCGATCTGGTCGTCGACGCCTGGACCGAGAGCGCCAACGGCAAGATCGGCTATCGTCCCGAAATCAGCGTCGCGGATGTGGAGTCCGGCAAAGCCGATCCCTGGCTCGATCTCTACGGCAAGGACTGA
- a CDS encoding nitrite/sulfite reductase, translating into MYQYDLIDKEFLADRSAEFRGQVARRLSGELTEDQFKPLRLMNGLYLQLHAYMLRVAIPYGSLNPTQARRLAEIARDYDKGYGHFTTRQNIQFNWIKLKDAPEILDKLAEVDLHAIQTSGNCIRNTTSDPYAGATAEEVDDPRVWCEVIRQWSTLHPEFSFLPRKFKIAITASAKDRTAAKVHDIGLLLRQGRDGQLGFEVIVGGGQGRTPYVGPTIKEFLPTDRLLSYLEAILRVYNRHGRRDNIYKARIKILVAALGAEEFARQVEEEWSKIDAARADLPASELARIRAAFATTPFETLPARSEAFETAKAKDAAFARFVRNNVRPHKQPGYAIVEISLKAQEQTPGDASADQLDVVADLAERYGFSDLRVTHAQNLVLPHIKLDDLPTVFAALQAASLATPNIDLVSDIIACPGLDYCALANARAIPIAQDIARQFADLDRAEKVGELKIKISGCINACGHHHVAHIGVLGVDKKGEEFYQLSLGGSGAEDASIGKILGPALPADKVATAVDQLVEAYLNARADGERFLDTYRRVGLEPFKEAVYAQAD; encoded by the coding sequence ATGTACCAGTACGATCTCATCGACAAGGAATTCCTGGCCGACCGCTCGGCCGAGTTCCGAGGGCAGGTCGCCCGCCGTCTGTCCGGCGAGCTGACCGAGGACCAGTTCAAACCGCTGCGGCTGATGAACGGCCTTTATCTGCAGCTGCACGCCTACATGCTGCGGGTCGCGATCCCCTACGGTTCGCTGAACCCGACCCAGGCCCGCCGTCTTGCCGAGATCGCCCGCGACTACGACAAGGGCTATGGCCACTTCACCACGCGCCAGAACATCCAGTTCAACTGGATCAAGCTAAAGGACGCGCCGGAGATCCTGGACAAGCTGGCGGAGGTGGATCTCCACGCCATCCAGACCAGCGGCAACTGCATCCGCAACACCACGTCCGACCCCTATGCCGGCGCGACGGCCGAGGAGGTCGATGACCCGCGCGTCTGGTGCGAGGTGATCCGCCAGTGGTCGACCCTGCACCCGGAATTCTCGTTCCTGCCGCGCAAGTTCAAGATCGCCATCACCGCTTCGGCCAAGGACCGCACGGCGGCCAAGGTCCACGATATCGGCCTTCTGCTGCGCCAGGGCCGCGACGGGCAACTGGGCTTCGAGGTGATCGTCGGCGGCGGCCAGGGGCGCACGCCCTATGTCGGCCCGACCATCAAGGAGTTTCTGCCGACCGACCGGCTGCTGAGCTATCTGGAAGCGATCCTGCGCGTCTACAATCGCCACGGCCGCCGCGACAATATCTACAAGGCCCGGATCAAGATCCTGGTCGCCGCTCTCGGGGCCGAAGAGTTCGCCCGCCAGGTCGAGGAGGAGTGGAGCAAGATCGACGCCGCGCGCGCCGACCTGCCGGCCTCCGAGCTGGCGCGTATCCGCGCCGCCTTCGCCACGACCCCGTTCGAGACGCTGCCGGCGCGTTCAGAAGCGTTCGAGACAGCCAAGGCCAAGGACGCGGCCTTCGCGCGTTTTGTCCGCAACAACGTCCGCCCTCACAAGCAGCCGGGCTATGCGATCGTTGAGATCTCGCTGAAGGCGCAGGAGCAGACGCCGGGCGACGCCTCGGCCGACCAACTGGACGTCGTCGCCGATCTGGCCGAGCGCTACGGCTTCTCGGACCTGCGCGTGACCCACGCCCAAAACCTCGTTCTGCCGCACATCAAGCTGGACGATCTGCCGACCGTGTTCGCGGCGTTGCAGGCGGCGAGCCTGGCGACGCCGAACATCGACCTGGTCAGCGACATCATCGCCTGCCCCGGCCTGGACTACTGCGCCCTGGCCAACGCCCGAGCGATCCCGATCGCCCAGGACATCGCCCGTCAGTTCGCGGACCTGGATCGCGCCGAAAAGGTCGGTGAGCTGAAAATCAAGATCAGCGGCTGCATCAACGCCTGCGGTCACCACCACGTGGCCCACATCGGCGTTCTGGGCGTCGATAAGAAGGGCGAGGAATTCTACCAGCTGTCGCTGGGCGGCTCGGGCGCCGAAGACGCCTCGATCGGCAAGATCCTGGGTCCGGCCCTGCCGGCGGACAAGGTCGCCACCGCCGTGGACCAACTGGTCGAAGCCTATCTGAACGCTCGCGCCGATGGCGAGCGTTTCCTCGACACCTATCGCCGCGTCGGCCTCGAGCCCTTCAAGGAGGCTGTCTATGCCCAAGCTGATTGA
- a CDS encoding NUDIX hydrolase: MLAFGAPIAGLNYKDRPAAFGVAENSLGQIALAQVSKPGKAPYFDLPGGAVDGDETEPQAVVREFGEETGLVVEAGPLIERVSQVFLKSDGQPVRNFGGIYVVRVTGLIESLKVEDDHALVWLDPRDAVVALRHDAHAWAVAAWMRRG; encoded by the coding sequence ATGCTGGCGTTCGGCGCGCCCATCGCGGGGCTGAACTACAAGGACCGTCCCGCAGCGTTCGGCGTGGCCGAGAACAGTCTGGGCCAGATCGCTCTGGCTCAGGTCTCCAAGCCGGGCAAGGCGCCGTACTTCGATCTCCCGGGCGGGGCGGTCGACGGCGACGAGACCGAGCCGCAAGCGGTGGTCCGCGAGTTCGGCGAAGAGACGGGTCTCGTCGTGGAAGCCGGCCCGCTGATCGAGCGCGTCTCGCAGGTCTTCCTGAAGTCTGACGGGCAGCCCGTCCGGAATTTCGGAGGAATCTACGTCGTGCGCGTCACGGGCTTGATCGAAAGCCTCAAGGTCGAGGACGATCACGCCCTGGTCTGGCTGGACCCGCGTGACGCCGTCGTCGCCCTTCGCCACGACGCCCATGCCTGGGCCGTCGCGGCGTGGATGCGACGAGGTTAG
- a CDS encoding phosphoadenylyl-sulfate reductase, producing the protein MAYDQTSATAPGLAARLDTELREAHPSTILRTAHEHFGDKLALVSSFGAESAVLLHLASRVSPAIPVLFLDTGMLFGQTLDYRKNLAARFGLTDVRDLRPAFADLATQDPNSDLWRTSVDGCCHIRKVLPLDRALGGFDAWITGRKRFHGGDRLSLPVVEEADGKIKFNPLANWSKGELDAYVAEHDLPAHPLVAQGYASIGCWPCTQPSEDGRSGRWAGQEKTECGIHVARAPGVAPNVGGDI; encoded by the coding sequence GTGGCCTACGACCAGACTAGCGCGACGGCTCCAGGCCTTGCCGCCCGGCTGGACACCGAGCTGCGCGAGGCTCATCCCAGCACGATCCTCCGCACGGCCCATGAGCACTTCGGCGACAAGCTGGCGCTGGTGTCGTCGTTCGGCGCGGAGTCGGCGGTGCTGCTGCATCTGGCGTCGCGCGTCTCTCCCGCCATCCCGGTGCTCTTTCTCGATACCGGCATGCTCTTTGGCCAGACACTGGACTACCGGAAAAACCTCGCCGCCCGGTTTGGCTTGACCGATGTCCGCGACCTGCGGCCGGCCTTCGCCGATCTGGCGACCCAGGATCCCAATTCCGACCTCTGGCGCACCAGCGTCGACGGCTGCTGCCACATCCGCAAGGTGCTGCCGCTGGATCGTGCGCTGGGCGGTTTCGACGCCTGGATCACCGGCCGCAAGCGCTTCCACGGCGGCGATCGCCTGAGCCTGCCGGTGGTCGAGGAGGCCGACGGCAAGATCAAGTTCAATCCGCTGGCCAACTGGTCCAAGGGCGAGCTCGACGCCTATGTCGCCGAGCATGACCTGCCGGCCCACCCTCTGGTGGCCCAAGGCTACGCCTCGATCGGCTGCTGGCCTTGCACCCAGCCGTCGGAAGACGGTCGCTCGGGCCGTTGGGCCGGGCAGGAAAAGACCGAGTGCGGCATCCATGTCGCCCGCGCGCCAGGCGTGGCGCCGAATGTCGGTGGGGATATCTAG
- a CDS encoding DUF2849 domain-containing protein, whose amino-acid sequence MKAVVANRLIDGEVVFWKSGQWVERFGDAELFDSEAPVEQAVAVGKSQPTVVVDVYPIDLVQSEGRWAPLSYRERIRALGPTNEPTHGKQAEGGDVVEALRHAAGAARSTGRVDLIRRK is encoded by the coding sequence ATGAAAGCCGTAGTCGCCAATCGCCTGATCGACGGCGAGGTCGTGTTCTGGAAATCCGGGCAGTGGGTGGAGCGCTTCGGCGACGCCGAGCTGTTCGACTCCGAGGCGCCGGTCGAGCAGGCCGTCGCGGTCGGCAAGTCGCAGCCGACCGTCGTGGTCGACGTCTATCCGATCGACCTTGTGCAGTCCGAGGGGCGCTGGGCGCCGCTCAGCTATCGCGAACGCATCCGGGCGCTGGGCCCGACCAACGAACCCACGCACGGCAAGCAGGCCGAGGGCGGCGACGTCGTCGAGGCGCTGCGTCACGCCGCCGGCGCGGCGCGGTCGACCGGTCGCGTCGATCTGATCCGCAGGAAGTAG
- a CDS encoding glutathione S-transferase family protein, giving the protein MAFRIYGDSISGNCLKVKWTADRLSLAYDWIETNVLTAETRTTEFLALNPAGQVPLVVFADGRPLAQSNAIIFHLAEGSDLIPSSAFDRAKMLEWMFWEQYSHEPYIAVARFQMRYLGKPAESLEPRLVERGAAALARLETQLKQSRFLVGDTLTLADVALVAYTRVAHEGGFDLSLYPAVLAWVSRVEADLGIE; this is encoded by the coding sequence ATGGCGTTTCGGATCTATGGCGACTCGATTTCCGGCAACTGCCTGAAGGTGAAGTGGACGGCCGATCGGCTCAGCTTGGCCTATGACTGGATCGAGACGAACGTCCTGACCGCCGAGACGCGGACGACGGAGTTCCTGGCCTTGAACCCCGCCGGCCAGGTCCCGCTGGTCGTGTTCGCGGACGGCCGGCCGCTGGCGCAGTCGAACGCGATCATTTTTCATCTGGCGGAAGGCTCCGACCTGATCCCCAGCAGCGCCTTTGATCGGGCGAAGATGCTCGAATGGATGTTCTGGGAGCAGTACAGCCACGAGCCCTACATCGCGGTCGCGCGGTTCCAGATGCGTTATCTGGGCAAGCCGGCCGAGAGCCTGGAGCCACGCCTCGTCGAGCGCGGGGCTGCGGCTCTGGCGCGCCTCGAAACACAGCTGAAACAATCGCGGTTTCTGGTCGGCGACACGCTGACCCTGGCGGATGTCGCCCTGGTGGCCTACACCCGCGTCGCGCACGAGGGCGGGTTCGATCTGTCGCTCTATCCCGCCGTCTTGGCCTGGGTGAGCCGCGTCGAGGCCGATCTCGGCATAGAATAG